From a region of the Sesamum indicum cultivar Zhongzhi No. 13 linkage group LG3, S_indicum_v1.0, whole genome shotgun sequence genome:
- the LOC105158121 gene encoding uncharacterized protein LOC105158121, which translates to MKESTEMVLFGSDHRHGFNRQLFVLLLVLVALGTLMSSSHARPVKEVSVVGATDQKGFAVEGESNSLSLKKEAVDCVGKASDELGETSGRSEEMMKSGGDGMGKWKENYMAFSADYRSPKPHPPRNN; encoded by the exons ATGAAAGAGTCAACAGAGATGGTACTGTTTGGCAGTGATCATCGTCATGGCTTTAACAGgcaattatttgttttgcttCTCGTTTTGGTCGCACTTGGGACATTAATGTCTTCTTCCCATGCTCGTCCAG TAAAGGAAGTGAGTGTAGTTGGCGCGACTGATCAGAAAGGGTTTGCAGTGGAGGGGGAGAGCAATAGTTTGAGTTTAAAGAAG GAAGCTGTTGATTGTGTTGGGAAAGCAAGTGATGAATTAGGAGAAACATCCGGGAGAAGTGAAGAGATGATGAAATCAGGAGGTGATGGAATGGGAAAGTGGAAAGAGAATTACATGGCATTCAGCGCGGATTACCGATCGCCAAAGCCGCATCCGCCCAGGAATAACTGA